A region of Kiritimatiellales bacterium DNA encodes the following proteins:
- a CDS encoding hemolysin family protein — MNTPQLTYSIVALLIAGFWAILFSAFRETGNAGILRLVEKKPHAKAVFERWAERWNLLRITLLFCLTLFEIAAVYFAVRALRFEHSWEWALLIVGLTLLYILFIRVIPYVLAESYADRLSLFFLPLVTFCARILTPVVWPFYAFERRLLKHALSTAKETDRPSPEEEIMSLVDEADDQELEEDERDIIRGVFELNETVVREIMTPRVSIEGLRAEATVQECVDKIIGSRHSRFPVYAETIDNVSGIVHVKDLFRPLARGETSAPVSTIAKKMHVVPETMPINDLLHEMQERNFQMALVVDEYGGTAGIISMEDIIEELIGEIHDEYDLAEKELQKRSDGSILVKASYPVADLNEELNLEIPESDEYDSIGGYVLNELGIIPPAGTKITAPGVVITVQTATLRRIDTLLLVPNE; from the coding sequence ATGAATACACCACAATTAACGTACAGTATTGTTGCGCTGCTCATCGCCGGTTTCTGGGCTATTCTTTTTTCGGCATTCCGCGAAACAGGTAACGCCGGAATTCTGCGGCTGGTCGAAAAAAAACCGCATGCGAAGGCCGTATTTGAACGGTGGGCGGAACGCTGGAATCTGCTGCGCATCACACTGCTGTTCTGTCTGACGCTGTTTGAAATTGCGGCGGTTTATTTTGCGGTGCGAGCACTGCGGTTTGAACACTCCTGGGAATGGGCATTGCTGATTGTTGGCCTGACGCTGCTCTATATCCTGTTCATTCGCGTTATTCCGTATGTGCTCGCCGAAAGTTATGCGGACCGCCTGTCACTTTTTTTTCTGCCGCTCGTCACATTCTGCGCGCGGATTTTAACGCCGGTGGTTTGGCCCTTTTATGCATTCGAACGCCGGTTATTAAAGCATGCGCTTTCGACGGCGAAAGAAACCGACCGGCCGTCGCCGGAAGAAGAAATTATGTCGCTCGTTGATGAGGCGGATGATCAGGAGCTCGAAGAGGACGAGCGCGATATTATTCGCGGAGTATTTGAGCTCAATGAAACGGTTGTGCGCGAGATTATGACGCCGCGCGTCAGCATCGAGGGTCTGCGTGCCGAAGCCACCGTGCAGGAATGTGTTGATAAAATTATCGGCTCACGTCATTCGCGTTTTCCAGTGTACGCTGAAACAATTGATAACGTCAGCGGCATCGTCCACGTCAAAGATCTCTTCCGCCCGCTCGCGCGCGGTGAAACTTCAGCACCGGTTTCAACGATTGCCAAAAAAATGCACGTCGTGCCGGAAACGATGCCGATTAACGACCTGCTGCACGAAATGCAGGAACGCAACTTTCAAATGGCACTCGTCGTTGACGAATACGGCGGTACCGCCGGCATCATCAGCATGGAAGATATTATCGAAGAGCTCATCGGTGAAATTCACGACGAATATGATCTCGCCGAAAAAGAGCTTCAAAAACGCTCCGACGGTTCCATTCTTGTCAAAGCCAGTTATCCTGTCGCCGATTTAAATGAGGAACTGAATCTGGAGATTCCGGAGAGCGATGAATACGATTCTATCGGCGGCTACGTGCTCAACGAACTGGGCATCATACCGCCTGCCGGGACAAAAATTACGGCGCCCGGTGTTGTCATTACCGTTCAAACCGCCACATTGCGCCGGATTGATACGCTCTTACTTGTGCCGAACGAATGA
- a CDS encoding TIGR00282 family metallophosphoesterase has translation MKILFTGDMAGSTGRQIFQRVTAGLRAAGRVDFVIANAENSAGGRGPSAEIAEAILNSGADAITLGDHAWDDKTIIPLLETESRIVRPANFPPSAAGRGMTVLETPEGPLCLIALIGRVFMDPNDCPFRTADKLIRLANAKTIIIDFHAEATSEKIALGRYLDGRVTALLGTHTHVQTADETILPNGTAYITDAGMTGPHDSVIGRDVEPVVQRFLTGMPQKFDVSKKDPILEGIILDVDMNTGKTRTIERIKERM, from the coding sequence ATGAAGATTCTTTTTACAGGCGATATGGCCGGCAGCACCGGCCGGCAGATTTTTCAGCGTGTCACCGCCGGACTGCGCGCTGCCGGCCGTGTTGATTTTGTAATTGCAAACGCCGAAAATTCCGCCGGCGGACGCGGACCGTCCGCTGAAATCGCCGAGGCAATTTTAAATTCCGGCGCCGATGCCATCACGCTCGGCGATCACGCATGGGATGATAAAACCATTATTCCGCTGCTCGAAACCGAATCGCGCATTGTCCGTCCGGCGAATTTTCCGCCGTCCGCCGCCGGACGCGGAATGACGGTGCTCGAAACGCCGGAAGGTCCGCTCTGCCTGATCGCACTCATTGGCCGCGTCTTCATGGACCCGAACGACTGTCCGTTCCGCACCGCCGACAAGCTGATTCGGCTTGCGAATGCAAAAACTATTATTATCGATTTTCACGCTGAAGCCACCTCTGAAAAAATCGCACTGGGGCGTTACCTCGACGGACGCGTGACCGCGCTGCTTGGCACCCATACGCATGTGCAAACTGCCGATGAGACCATTTTGCCGAACGGCACCGCGTATATTACTGACGCCGGTATGACCGGTCCGCACGATTCCGTCATCGGTCGCGATGTTGAGCCTGTCGTGCAGCGCTTTCTCACCGGTATGCCGCAAAAATTCGATGTATCAAAAAAAGATCCGATACTCGAAGGTATTATCCTCGACGTTGACATGAACACGGGCAAAACGCGCACTATCGAGCGAATAAAAGAAAGAATGTAG
- the ybeY gene encoding rRNA maturation RNase YbeY — MKITVRNQQKKHRLNLPAIRKLTAELAVHLRAGTPAVEWEEVTLLLADNAGITQTNREFFGKDRPTDVISFRYDPIPGEAGCTGDLIVNVDRAVEEGPQHSGVSAELALYIAHGFNHLSGADDNTPARRAAMRRTELRRLAGIKTDIKTLFPDA; from the coding sequence ATGAAAATAACCGTAAGGAACCAGCAGAAGAAACACCGGCTCAACCTGCCGGCCATCAGAAAACTGACGGCTGAGCTCGCTGTTCATCTGCGCGCCGGCACGCCGGCGGTTGAATGGGAAGAGGTTACGCTGCTACTTGCCGACAATGCCGGCATTACGCAAACCAACCGTGAATTTTTCGGTAAAGACCGTCCCACTGATGTCATCAGTTTCCGGTACGATCCGATCCCCGGCGAAGCCGGCTGCACCGGCGACCTGATTGTCAACGTCGACCGCGCTGTTGAAGAGGGTCCGCAACATTCCGGTGTATCTGCTGAACTCGCACTCTACATCGCACACGGTTTCAACCATCTTTCCGGCGCCGATGATAACACGCCGGCGCGCCGCGCCGCCATGCGCCGCACCGAACTCCGCCGCCTTGCCGGAATTAAAACGGACATTAAAACGCTGTTTCCGGATGCTTGA